In the Primulina tabacum isolate GXHZ01 chromosome 15, ASM2559414v2, whole genome shotgun sequence genome, TGTTATGTATTCTTTATGGTTTACATTATTTGGAATTTAGAATGAAATAATTCTTTGACGCTGAACCTAAAATGTAGATGTCGATCTGTTGTATTAAGCTCTGTTGTTTGAAGAAATGACGGGGAAATATATTTCTTTGAGGTTGCACATTTTCCGGTGTTGTTATTGTACACCATGTTTGCCTTGTTATAATGTGAAAATGATGTTTCTATGGATGGATGCGTGCACTTGTAGTCAACTTATTGTTCAGCAGTATATATTCAGTTTAAGAACTCtggtgagaatgagattgattGATGTGGATGAGACATAGCAGAAGCCATGATTTAGGAAAGGAGTGTCGAAGATTTGTTGATTTCATTTGAATGCTGAGAAGATGGAATCTTTTAGTTTGAGTTGATATCACGGCCTCTAGGAAGGTGCTTTTGTTCTTGAGCTGCAAAAGGTGTAGGCGTGCTCACTGTGTTGTTGAACCTAATTATGTCAATTTTGTGGTGGATGTCTCTATGATCTTGAAATTATTGTCCTAGCCGAAACATCTACAAGTGTGTAATGGATATATAACTAGTGTAGAAGATTCAAACTAATGAGGTATAGTTTACGGATCCAACTTTATTTCAGAATTTGGCTtgttatcatttattttttggatacttgtattgtaatgcccgagattttatcactgTAAGCAgacattgattaattgacagaattgagatttTAGGGGCTAAAATGAGAAGTCGAGCGCCTCTTCATTTCACAACCAAAAAATCTGGACAGAACGTCTGGcgtccgagcggtagtttatgaccgcccgagcgccagtatAGGAACAGCCGAGTACTTGGACAGAACATTCCGTGCACGAGCGGTAgttctcgaccgcccgagcgccgcctgaaaTGTGTGAAAATAAGCCACTTGTCTTCAGCATGCAAGTGTATATATCATtccttcagaattcagaaagaagaatcgagaaaacttcgtgaaaaatccttacgccttttcatattttagatttgtgattgtgcacgatccgtccgtctgaattTTAATCCAagttcagtaccgtgttcctctCGTTACAAGCTTCGACAAGACGTaaattttcttatgttttgatatgatttgaaaacatgatattgaaggaattagatatgattcatatatgctgttcttgatatattagacatcgtataatcgaaaccggattgaagaacagataccgtatgaaatttttatgattttcagaatggatttgattgagatttgatatcagatttgtattgttatcgattatgagttgtgggaattgatgtctgttgatttgtattgttgggtatattgagattgtgccgttatgccgttgacaTGAAtctagattgagtattgatcagagcAGATTGTGATTTGaatggtatattgatattgtacctatcaaatatgtcatttcagatttgatattgacagctTCAAagtcaagacttcgacttcgtcagaacccaacgaaagaaaggtataaatcaatgttgaaccgggaagataagACTctagtttgatttgacttgagtttcccaaaaccacatactttactttattgcattgatatttgcaatttatgagattgagatgcttagtctattgatttatagtagagcatatattgagtcatgggctgatgtgcctagtcattggctgaggtGTTAAGTCttgatgtgccaagacactggatgttagtttatatcgatgtttgcttaggagcGGATCAGCTTCTATCGCTGAAATTCGGTATATTGTGACAATGttcaggaaccgggatccctagattagagatgagtcgagtctgagatgacgagtccagagtttatttacagttttatatcgattcatgtctttcagatttggtacatgttattgatatctgtgttatgcttttatatctttttatatgattgcatgtatacattgtttatactcaGATTatctcaccgaagttatccggctgttgttgtgtttgtatgtgtgcatgacaaaaggtgggacaggatcagggtcacgaagaggatgagagattcaagattagcgtggagatccggacttagaagtagatctgtttcatcacctgacatgtagtgaaggaacagtagtttgttatgatttatttttgtacgagacttgtactttagatctggatattgatcttgtaaatgaaataagatttatttcatatattgcgcactcttgtatttaaaaaaaaaaaatttagacccagattaattaaatgatcctaataatgattaagaagacgaattaggttcgggtccccacatgtaTCTCTTTGTAATTTGTTCAATAAGTAAGTATTTTAATCCATAGAGTTTCAAAGGGTTTCATGACTTCCCTTAGAAGCCCTCTTTTTGTTTTTGAGTTTATAAAGTGTCTTTATCTAATCAAAGTTCTAAAGGTTCATTCTTTCTGTGTGcattttctcttctttttgggAGGTTGAATGCACATCTTTTTAGTTATTCTCATTTCtcttttaattaggattgaacgGCTAGAATTGTTAGATGAATTTGAAGAGTGGTACATGACGCAGGCAAGTGTTTTATTGCTTTTCTGTTGTGACAAAAATAAAGCAGTTTTATCATCCTTTTTATATCCCAGAAAAAGATGTCTTTTGAAGAGGAGATGCCGTGAGATTAATTACACCAAGTAATGGTAGAGCAAAAGTCTTTTCCCATGATTTCAGGATTAAATGTTCTTGATTGTTCTACTGTGACGAAAACTGACATTTTAAATGGCGTTTGTATGACAAGAAAATGAAGTCATTTCAGATGTCTGAGCATGCACGTCCACTAGAACTTCTGGTCGTGGCCTGTTTCATCAGTTAAACCGCATCTGAAATTTGATCAGTTGGTCTTTTTATATGAGTTCGTCAAAGTGTTATCGCTGTTATCAAAATTCCTAATGCCTCATGTGTTGAACTTTTGAGAATGAGAAGGAAAACTTGTCAGATGTCCATTTGAGAATTTCGGTTTCCCTGTTAACAAAGACGAGAGCAAATCAGATGCCTCTGAAATAACGACCTTGTGAGAGAAGTTTACCAGAGATTCTCCTGAACCGTTTCAAATTACTCGAGATAAGTTTCtgtgatgatgatgataatgTGTATCTACTACCTGTTTGTTTGTGAATGAGAAGATCCCTTCCTTTTTGCTAGCAGTTTGACTTAGAAAACGTGGTAGGGACCCCCTCAGAGCACAAAAATGTGTCATCCCTTGGTCCCTTAGTGGGCACTACTCTTTATTATGGAAGGCAAAAAAAGACATTTGCATATAAAGTTGCGATTAAAATGGTACTTGGCCTGCCAAACATCCGatctaaaaaaaaatgaaacaaaaattagttactctaaatatttcaaacttaCTGATATATTAGAGTTAAAAGAGACTAGACAAGTTCTGGAACTACGGGTTAGAACATGATAATCTCGGAGTGACAGCCTCGATCCAGCATATGAAACGTACGTCTTGTTCGTATTTGCAGAAGGGTCTGATCATACTAATGTTTGATCGGCAGATGGGCTATTTAATTCTCTATCATGACCTACTTTTGTACATTGTACAGTATACAATCTTACATAAACTTTTGAGAATTTGATGTAGGGGTCCAACCCTCTAAATTTAACATGATCTGCAGGCTCCTTCGGTGTTTAAATTTGTTCCGCAAAGAACGAGCTAGGTGTAATCATCGGGCAATTCTGAATAACGAGCTGCTCATCGTAATCATCGGATCAATGTATTAAGGTGGTATTTGGCTTCGAGTTCTTTAATTAATTTGCAATTTCTTGGGGAAAATTAATGTGTTTTGACAATGGGGTTTAAATCAAATTCATGTAAGTTGGAAGAATTTGAAAAGAAGGTAGGTAGCCGATTTTGTGCATGAAAAGATGAGACATATTTATCTTGTCGCAATTCAAGGTTTCAAGTAAACTTTATGGAGATTTTTATCAATGCACTTGGTCTAAACTAAAGCCTATTCACagtaatataaatattatccGTGGTAAATAAAAAATCAGAAATCTAAAACTACGAGTGAATGAAAATGTGATATTCGGAATTGGGTCAATATCTCAATCCTTGAGAATCAAAAACAAGTTGTTATCGGAATGGCAAGGTAGCTAGGGACAAGCTTAGGATTTTGCTTATATATATCATGGCTTGTTGATCCCAAGTACAGAATTAGACGATTGGATTTTGAATGAAAATATTATCTTCGTGCTGATATTATTCTTGTACCAGCATCTCAGATCTAAATTAGATGCATGATTTCAAATAGTTAGAGAAATAACTCAAATTGAATAGATTGTCCCAGTTCGACTTATTCTTTTTCGTCATCGGGTTCACTTTATATATCGATATAAGAATTTGTTATCCCATAAACTAAGAACATCTTTTGACCAAAGGTGCATTGGATATGCCCACATTTTATgaggatatatatataataatatatattaataattaataaaaggtAGGAAAAGGAAatgatatatattaataattaataaaaggcAGGAAAAggaaatgagaaaaattataattttcataaaaaggcccccaccatttaaaataaatctttaatGTTGAACTTTTTCCTCACCAACTTGACCTTTTTTTGAACTTATTGTCTTTAGACTTGATAGCTTCTTTAAATTCAATTTCATAGctctataatattttaaatacaacttctaaattataaaatgatataaaataaGATTCAAAGCTCAAAAAttaagttttatttattttccaatTTATAGTATTATATGAATAATTGTATGCTTTCTTTAAGTAGAGTAGTGTAGTGTAGTGTCATGGTGGAGACTGAAGTATGGAGAAGTTTGTTCGAAATATTACAGGGATGAGAAATCAGCTCTCCACTGTTCGCATCCTTTCTTCTCCGCCGGCATTTTGCCCGTAATATCCGCCGGCGCCACCTCTCTGGACCATCCCGGCTTTGTTTGAGTACTGTATTTTTCTGACGAAATAAAAAATAGGATTGGTGGGACGATATGGGCTGCACGGCGTCGAAGCTGGACAACGAGGATACTGTGCGGCGGTGCAAGGAGCGGTGCCGTCTCATGAAGGAATCTGTTTATGCTCGCCACTACCTGGCCGCAGCTCACTCTGATTATTGTCGGTCCCTACGCATGACGGGTTCCGCCCTCGTAGAGTTTGCCTCCGGCGAATCCCTCTCCGTCTCCCACCACGCCCCCGCTGTCTTCCTCTGTACCCCCTCCGCCGCCACCGTTAAGCTTCCCACGTCCATCCCCCGTGATCCGATCCCTCCCTCATCTCCTTCACCTTCGTTCCGCCCTCCTCCCCCACCCCCCACGTCCACCGCCTCTTCCCATCATCAACATCAGAAAAAACAGCAGCCATCGCCCCCGCCGCGTCGGAAAAAGCCCGTTAAACTACCCCACATCCTCTCCGACTCAAGCTTATCATCCTCTCCACCACCCCAGCATAATAATTTCACTTACAACGCGAGAGCAAATTCTACTTATTCAACCACCCCCTCACAGGCCTCGTCTGTATGGAATTGGGATGATTTCTACCCTTCCCCTTCTCCGCCGGACTCCGAACACTTCCACCATCTCCAAAACGAGAAGAACCAAATCGAACACCACCATTCCTCCGACGAAGACGATGATAAAGCTTCAAGCTTTTCAAGTGATCACTTTCAGAAACCTTTTGGCGTGAATGAAAACCAGAAATTCGATGACAGGGCATCAAATTACTCATCCTACTCTCGATATTCAACCAATAGTACTGCGAAGAACTCCGTGAGGCGGGGTCCGGGTCCCGTGCCAGTCTCCAAGAAAGGGCAGTGGGAGAACGAAGAAGGGGAAGAGACCGAGAGAGAAGAAGTACAGTGCAGTGAATGGGACGATCACGATCGTTATAGTACTACGAGTagctcatcagatgataatgtCGAAGCGGATTCGGAATCAAGATCCGATTACGGGACTCAATCAAATTTGGGGTCGGTGAAAGAAGGATCTGCTGCCGGTAGCAGCAGAAACAATAATAACATGGGGAATGCCAATGTGAATTTAAATCCTAAGTTCTCGAGTAAATTGGATAAGCTTTCGTCTGGTGATAGCAAGTCTTCGGTTAGCTGGGGAAATGGGAATGGTGAAGGGATAAATTCAGATAGGAGGCTTGTGGTGAGGCACAAGGATTTAGCAGAAATTGTGTCGGCTATCAGGGAGTATTTTGATAAGGCTGCATCTGCGGGAGAGCAAGTTTCGGAGATGCTCGAAATTGGGAGGGATCGGTTTGATCGAAGCTTCAAGCAATTGAGAAGTAAGTTTGGTATTGGATTCTCGAATCAAGAATTCTTTTTGGAAATTCTTGAGCGACTGTTCAGTTTCTGAGATTCCAATATCAGTTTCTTGCGAGTTTGATTAATAATTAGCATCAGTTTCTCTGTTTTTTTCCCTGATGCAAAATATCCAGTCTTTTCGGATTACATTTTAGCTCATGGACTTGCAAATATTGAGAGATTATTTCCCTTTTTTGGAGTGTGTTTTGAATTGTTTGTGGGATGCATTAGAACTTGGGTATGCATTGATTTTGATTTGGTGTTACAGAGACAGTGTATCATTCTAGTGGAATGTTGAGTAACTTGAGCTCGAGCTGGACTTCAAAGCCTCCTTTGGTAGTGAAGTACCGATATGAGCCCAATTCAATCGAGCAACCTGGTGGTCCGAAGAGCCTTTGTTCCTCTCTGGAAAGGCTCTTGGCTTGGGAAAAGAAACTGTATCAAGAAGTGAAGGTAGTGATTTAAACTTGAATTTCCTCATTTCAGTTCATTTGCATCATAATCTGACTTTTGTATTTCTTGTCTCGATTTAAGTTAGATTCTTCTTCAAAGCTTGCTTAGATGCAATAATTGACAATGGCATAAAGTTATTCCTTTTCTTGATTGTATCTTGCTAACCAAATGACAAATCTGCCCCTGGTAAAAGCTTGGGGAGATAACATAGATTTGCAACATGTGTCTCTTTTGTGGGTGGTGGTGAATGGTGAATATGAATTGAAGGGGTTCAGCTTATCCATTATTGCAATGCAAGGGCGGATCGAGTAGAGGTGAGGGGTGACTGTCGTCCTAATTTAAAATTGATTCAAGATTTTACGCggaattttaaatttgaaattttatgggTGACTTTTTTTTGAAAACTCAGTCTTGCCCCTCGATTCAATGAATCTCCCCATCACCAGAATTTCCGTGTTTGCCAAAACATAAAAGCATATCATGGTATCTTTCTTCTGTAATCTTGTTTTTTAGATTCCCTTTCAGTGGAAGTGACTAAATTGCACCGAATGATCATGTGTTGTGTGATACCAACAACCTGGACTGATCTTTGGATGTCAACTTGGAACATGCTTGTGGGTCCTGTCTTCTAACAGCCTTTGTCTTTAGTCAAAGCTGGTGTGTGCTTGCCATGACACACAAAAAGCAAGAAGTTGAATATTTTAGCACTTTGATCAGTTCTTGttaagaaaataaatattcagACAGTCTTAACTAATTATTTCCTTAGCTTAGTTTTATTATGTGCTACACTCAGCTATGTTTACTTGGTACATTGGTTGCCATTAATTTATGCGGTTCGTGTATAGATCCACATGAGATAGTGGTAATCAAGGCTCCAGGTGTATGCAACAAAGTGTCGCATAATAAGTCATACAGGGATCGGAGCTGTATCTTCACTTAAGAACAAGATCTTTGTTTCGTTTTTCAACGAAGTAAAATTTAGCAAGATAAGATGCTAGTTATACTGTAAAAGTGTGTAACAAAAATCCATCGTACTTAATTATTGATATGTGCCGTGAAAGTGTGCGACAAAGAATCCGTCATACTTAATTATTGATAAATGTGGACGTGTCCTTATAATCAATGTAGGCTAGAGAAGGAGTAAAGATCGAGCACGAGAGGAAGTTGTCAACTCTCCAAAGCCAGGAGTACCGGGGTGAAGAGGAAGCCAAGTTGGACAAGACCAAAGCCTCAATAAAGAGGCTTCAATCTCTGATTTCCGTGACGTCTCAAGCCGTGTCAACCACCTCATCTGCTATTGTCACTCTACGAGACACTGACCTTGTACCACAGTTAGTTGAACTCTGTCACGGGTAAGTACTAGCTTGTAACGATGTGTTCGAAAGTCAGAGTAGGGATCTGTTTGATTTGTAGAaaaaagattttgattatgttCGATGTGAATAATTACGCACAGACAGAACTAAACCTCGTCAAATGTCCGGTCAAGACCTTGAACTTTATTTATGATTATACGAGCTTAACATAAGTTGAAGTATTTTGGTTGGTGGTCCAATGTGAGTTGAATTGGTTAATGAGTCTGTCTAGCTGAAACAACTCTGGCCCAATCGAGGTAAAGCTTTTCTGAACTCGAGCTTTCTGACAAGCATGAGCTCAATTTTAGTTGTAGATGAGCTCGTAAGTCGTCCCATGATCTTAAAAATTACCTTGTGATCTAGCTCGAGAGCCTGAGCCTGAGCTGCTTTGTTTTGAGCTGAGTAAATCTCAATTATGGTATCTAGAATCCAATTAAGTTCGTGCGTGCTATCTATGTGACTCGAATTGAGGACTCAAGCCTCTAGAAGCCAATTAAGTTTCCATTATTAGATTATGAAAGAAGATTGACCCTCTAGTTTACTGTCTCCATTTTCTAAACGCAGTTTCATGTACATGTGGAGATCAATGAATCAGTATCATGAAGTCCAGAACGACATAGTGCAGCAAGTTCGTGGCCTAGTTAACCGAACAACCAAAGTTGAAGCAACGTCTGATCT is a window encoding:
- the LOC142526417 gene encoding nitrate regulatory gene2 protein-like, whose amino-acid sequence is MGCTASKLDNEDTVRRCKERCRLMKESVYARHYLAAAHSDYCRSLRMTGSALVEFASGESLSVSHHAPAVFLCTPSAATVKLPTSIPRDPIPPSSPSPSFRPPPPPPTSTASSHHQHQKKQQPSPPPRRKKPVKLPHILSDSSLSSSPPPQHNNFTYNARANSTYSTTPSQASSVWNWDDFYPSPSPPDSEHFHHLQNEKNQIEHHHSSDEDDDKASSFSSDHFQKPFGVNENQKFDDRASNYSSYSRYSTNSTAKNSVRRGPGPVPVSKKGQWENEEGEETEREEVQCSEWDDHDRYSTTSSSSDDNVEADSESRSDYGTQSNLGSVKEGSAAGSSRNNNNMGNANVNLNPKFSSKLDKLSSGDSKSSVSWGNGNGEGINSDRRLVVRHKDLAEIVSAIREYFDKAASAGEQVSEMLEIGRDRFDRSFKQLRKTVYHSSGMLSNLSSSWTSKPPLVVKYRYEPNSIEQPGGPKSLCSSLERLLAWEKKLYQEVKAREGVKIEHERKLSTLQSQEYRGEEEAKLDKTKASIKRLQSLISVTSQAVSTTSSAIVTLRDTDLVPQLVELCHGFMYMWRSMNQYHEVQNDIVQQVRGLVNRTTKVEATSDLHKQATRDLESAVSAWHSSFCRLIKFQRDFVCSLHGWFKLTILPVHAEPANNNRELPEVFAFFDEWKLALDRLPDTVASEAIKCFINVVHSILSKQTEELKIKKRTETVSKELQKKASSLRSIENKYYHSYSMVGIGLPDTGSGNGHVLDARDPLAEKKAELATCQMRVEDEMVKHSKAVEVTRAMTLNNIQTGLPGVFQAMTSFSALITEALETVCTRSYTIK